In a single window of the Amycolatopsis sp. cg5 genome:
- a CDS encoding PhoX family phosphatase, with protein sequence MSFEPGRPLPLFTSHHPGGRSPITCEYRCGNACAHPEPNKSDNEYFGDVVKEAISRRGAFKAGAVVAAAAGGLTALAGTAAAASTVSTSDTGADAYRKRPERPIPGTDFDPVAPNTADAVTIPPGYGQSVVIRWGDAVVPGAPKFDFHNQTAAAQEKQFGYNNDFTALIPQDALGIRNLLVCNHEYTTELHMFPADQYDPKNPTEEQVKIAWAAHGLSVVQTVRDPLFGALRAVPSKYNRRITLNTIFEVRGPVAGSKYLQTSADPSGRKVRGTQNNCSGGVTPWGTVLSGEENIHQYFANSDKVTDPVASARLKRYAIGAGESTRKWERFDKRWDVSKEPNEPNRFGWVVEIDPNDPNSTPIKHTALGRLKHEGANIKITADGRVAAYTGDDERFEYLYKYVSKGKYKKGTGAHVRRHNSALLDDGTLYVAKFTGDSPEAEIDGSGKLPSDGEFDGVGEWIPLASGDKSFVDGFTAEEVYIFTRQAADKVGATKMDRPEDVEPNPVNGRIYAALTNNSDRGAAGKPGVSEVAPRKANKNGQILELEEDCDDASATRFTWRLLLVCGDPKAADTYFGGYPKDKVSPISCPDNVTFDSRGNLWISTDGNALGSNDGLFSVPVSGPERGRVKQFLTVPVGAETCGPVVTDHLVLVAVQHPGENATSSANPTSHWPDGGTSQPRPSIVSVWKKGHFGLVGRIGER encoded by the coding sequence GTGTCCTTCGAGCCTGGGCGGCCGTTGCCCTTGTTCACGTCCCACCACCCGGGTGGTCGATCGCCGATCACCTGCGAGTACCGCTGTGGCAACGCGTGCGCGCACCCCGAGCCGAACAAGTCGGACAACGAATACTTCGGCGATGTCGTCAAGGAAGCCATCTCGCGCCGCGGTGCGTTCAAAGCCGGCGCCGTCGTGGCCGCCGCCGCGGGCGGGCTGACCGCGCTCGCCGGCACCGCGGCCGCCGCGTCCACCGTGTCCACTTCGGACACCGGAGCCGACGCCTACCGAAAGCGTCCCGAGCGGCCGATCCCCGGCACCGACTTCGACCCGGTCGCGCCGAACACGGCCGACGCCGTCACGATCCCGCCGGGCTACGGCCAGAGCGTGGTCATCCGCTGGGGCGACGCGGTCGTGCCAGGCGCGCCGAAGTTCGACTTCCACAACCAGACCGCGGCCGCGCAGGAGAAGCAGTTCGGCTACAACAACGACTTCACCGCGCTGATCCCGCAGGACGCGCTCGGCATCCGCAACCTGCTGGTGTGCAACCACGAGTACACCACCGAGCTGCACATGTTCCCCGCCGACCAGTACGACCCGAAGAACCCGACCGAGGAGCAGGTCAAGATCGCCTGGGCGGCACACGGCCTCTCGGTCGTGCAGACCGTGCGCGACCCGCTTTTCGGTGCGCTGCGGGCGGTTCCGAGCAAGTACAACCGCCGCATCACGCTCAACACCATCTTCGAGGTGCGCGGCCCGGTCGCCGGTTCGAAGTACCTGCAGACCTCGGCGGACCCGAGCGGTCGCAAGGTGCGCGGCACGCAGAACAACTGCTCCGGTGGCGTGACCCCTTGGGGCACCGTGCTTTCCGGCGAGGAGAACATCCACCAGTACTTCGCCAACTCGGACAAGGTGACCGACCCGGTCGCGTCCGCGCGCCTCAAGCGCTACGCGATCGGCGCCGGTGAGTCGACCCGCAAGTGGGAGCGGTTCGACAAGCGCTGGGACGTTTCCAAGGAGCCCAACGAGCCCAACCGGTTCGGCTGGGTGGTCGAGATCGACCCGAACGACCCGAACTCCACGCCCATCAAGCACACCGCGCTCGGCCGGTTGAAGCACGAAGGCGCGAACATCAAGATCACCGCCGACGGCCGGGTCGCCGCCTACACCGGTGACGACGAGCGTTTCGAGTACCTCTACAAGTACGTGTCGAAGGGCAAGTACAAGAAGGGCACCGGCGCGCACGTCCGGCGGCACAACTCCGCGCTGCTCGACGACGGCACGCTCTACGTCGCCAAGTTCACCGGTGACAGCCCGGAGGCCGAGATCGACGGCAGCGGCAAGCTGCCGTCCGACGGCGAGTTCGACGGTGTCGGCGAGTGGATCCCGCTGGCCAGCGGCGACAAGTCCTTTGTGGACGGTTTCACCGCCGAAGAGGTCTACATCTTCACCCGGCAGGCGGCGGACAAGGTCGGCGCCACGAAGATGGACCGCCCGGAGGACGTCGAGCCGAACCCGGTCAACGGCCGGATCTACGCGGCGCTGACCAACAACAGCGACCGTGGCGCCGCGGGCAAGCCAGGCGTCAGCGAGGTGGCTCCGCGCAAGGCCAACAAGAACGGCCAGATCCTGGAGCTGGAAGAGGACTGCGACGACGCCAGCGCCACGCGGTTCACCTGGCGCCTGCTGCTGGTCTGCGGTGACCCGAAGGCGGCCGACACCTACTTCGGCGGCTACCCCAAGGACAAGGTCAGCCCGATCTCCTGCCCGGACAACGTCACCTTCGACTCGCGGGGCAACCTGTGGATCTCGACCGACGGAAATGCCTTGGGCAGCAACGACGGACTGTTCTCGGTACCGGTGAGCGGGCCGGAACGTGGCCGGGTCAAACAGTTCCTGACGGTTCCGGTCGGCGCGGAGACCTGTGGCCCCGTGGTCACCGATCACCTCGTGCTGGTGGCCGTGCAGCACCCCGGTGAGAACGCGACGAGTTCCGCGAACCCGACCTCGCACTGGCCGGACGGTGGCACCTCGCAGCCGCGTCCGTCGATCGTTTCGGTGTGGAAGAAGGGGCACTTCGGTCTCGTCGGACGCATCGGCGAGCGGTAG
- a CDS encoding MFS transporter, protein MSTPGHSNLLDAIKGQPRQVWITAFAAVIAFMGIGLVDPILLSIAKGLHATPSQVTLLFSSYLGIQAVAMLVTGAASARFGAKRTVLVGLTLVVAATALCAAAGSIEQLVGLRAVWGLGNAFFIATALSVIVGAATGGQAGAILLYEAALGVGLAVGPLLGALLGSISWRGPFLGTSILMAGALVLCAVFLSSDAREKRQPVKLLDPFRALGHPGLLRTALGSALYTAAFFAVLAWSPFVLGFSAVAVGLIFCGWGLCVAFASVALAPKLAAKLGERHATTVAVFGYAALLLVMAIPSKPVLVVGIILSGLVSGLLNTLFTGTAMSISDAPRPVASAGYNFCRWLGGAVAATLVGHVAEWFESPHAPFVVAAVLCVIAGALLAVKERVADQHVLPQEAILVGEEF, encoded by the coding sequence TTGAGTACACCTGGTCACTCGAATCTGCTGGACGCGATCAAAGGTCAGCCCCGGCAAGTCTGGATCACCGCGTTCGCCGCCGTGATCGCGTTCATGGGCATCGGGCTGGTCGACCCGATCTTGCTTTCGATAGCGAAGGGCCTGCATGCCACGCCCTCCCAGGTGACGCTCCTGTTCTCCTCCTACCTCGGCATCCAGGCCGTCGCGATGCTGGTCACCGGCGCGGCGAGCGCGCGGTTCGGCGCGAAGCGGACCGTGCTCGTCGGGTTGACGCTGGTCGTCGCCGCGACGGCGCTGTGCGCGGCGGCGGGCTCGATCGAGCAGCTGGTCGGGCTGCGCGCGGTTTGGGGACTGGGCAACGCCTTCTTCATCGCGACCGCGTTGTCGGTGATCGTCGGCGCGGCGACCGGCGGGCAGGCGGGTGCGATCCTGCTCTACGAGGCGGCGCTCGGCGTCGGGCTCGCGGTCGGGCCGCTGCTGGGCGCGCTGCTCGGCAGCATCTCTTGGCGCGGGCCGTTCCTCGGCACTTCGATCCTGATGGCGGGCGCGCTCGTGCTGTGCGCGGTGTTCCTGAGCAGCGACGCGCGTGAAAAGCGGCAGCCGGTCAAGCTGCTGGACCCGTTCCGCGCGCTCGGCCACCCCGGACTGCTGCGCACCGCGCTCGGATCCGCGCTGTACACGGCCGCTTTCTTCGCGGTGCTGGCCTGGTCGCCGTTCGTGCTCGGGTTCAGCGCGGTCGCGGTCGGCCTGATCTTCTGCGGCTGGGGGCTGTGCGTCGCCTTCGCCAGTGTGGCGCTCGCGCCGAAGCTGGCCGCCAAGCTCGGCGAACGGCACGCCACCACGGTCGCCGTGTTCGGCTACGCGGCGTTGCTGCTGGTCATGGCCATTCCGAGCAAGCCGGTGCTGGTCGTCGGCATCATCTTGAGCGGGCTGGTGTCCGGCCTGCTGAACACGTTGTTCACCGGCACCGCGATGTCGATCAGCGACGCGCCTCGCCCGGTGGCGAGCGCGGGGTACAACTTCTGCCGCTGGCTCGGTGGCGCGGTCGCGGCCACGCTGGTGGGCCACGTCGCCGAGTGGTTCGAGTCGCCGCACGCCCCATTCGTGGTAGCGGCCGTACTCTGCGTGATCGCCGGTGCGCTCCTCGCGGTCAAGGAGCGGGTGGCTGACCAGCACGTTCTGCCTCAGGAGGCGATCTTGGTCGGCGAGGAGTTCTGA
- a CDS encoding transglycosylase domain-containing protein, translating to MGRPQRPGPPPGAGAPPRRQGPPPPGGGRPPATPPGGYRQGGPQQARRRPPEPQVEPDLITHHEHNGTADDLGYDDYDEARFNDYGTDEPEDTGEGPELDKKGKPILTPAQKKKRRWKIVRRCAYAFVAIFFVIPAIAFTITYFLVDVPSQESVAARQSQPISFTYADGSPMGKMLPPKGGDRKIVKPEEIPDTVKHAVYAAEDATFETNSGFDVTGILRAVFNQLTGGKGGGSTISQQYIKKATENEDPTLTRKWTELVKSFKMTNQQEKPDILAAYLNTIYFGRRADGIGAAAKAYFGKDIKDLTQAEAAYLAGAIQGPSRTGNAEYMTKRWNFVMDQLVANKWMTKADRDAAQLPTPVALDDLKDQAEGSPDYFISKKVLAELSEQGFDEDKLFSGGYKIQTTIDPKAQEYAKKAVEDGMKGQTDENLLNALVAVDPKTGGVIAYYGGPEVVPDGDTGKNKTGQDWASIPHNPGSSMKAYDLVAFLKMNKGLGETFDGSDNRTIGGRKVRNAGESSSCGEQCTVKEAMAISANTVFFDMVVNKTGTKAVVTAAKDAGIKDKPDGPAVLGDDANISLGGGTTVATAEDMAASYATFAGDGQRRDRHFVLKLTNSADEVAYEPKTEGTPAFAPNDADKSKQIANNVTEALKGVIPHSNLKCPPNHECVGKTGTQQYGMRDGDPKAFANLNAQTWMVGYTPSISAAVWVGGDGNKALKGKGGKPIYGATIAGPIWQNFISMYLTGKPSEKFPAFKPIGKDPGQVTTTPKKTETPTTTETPEDTTESNTPSETTESSKTTSSSKTRPGPGGGTGGPIFPQPPAGNNGRGNGSEP from the coding sequence ATGGGCCGTCCGCAGCGCCCGGGACCCCCGCCCGGCGCCGGCGCACCCCCTCGCCGCCAGGGACCGCCGCCGCCCGGTGGCGGCCGTCCGCCCGCCACTCCTCCGGGTGGTTATCGCCAGGGCGGTCCGCAGCAGGCACGCAGGCGCCCGCCGGAGCCGCAGGTCGAGCCCGACCTGATCACCCACCACGAGCACAACGGCACCGCCGACGACCTTGGCTACGACGACTACGACGAGGCCAGGTTCAACGACTACGGCACCGACGAGCCCGAAGACACCGGCGAAGGCCCTGAGCTCGACAAAAAGGGCAAGCCGATCCTCACCCCGGCGCAGAAGAAGAAGCGCCGCTGGAAGATCGTCCGCCGCTGCGCGTACGCGTTCGTCGCCATCTTCTTCGTGATCCCGGCGATCGCGTTCACGATCACCTACTTCCTGGTCGACGTCCCGTCGCAGGAGAGCGTCGCGGCGCGGCAGAGCCAGCCGATCAGCTTCACCTACGCCGACGGCAGCCCGATGGGCAAGATGCTGCCGCCGAAGGGTGGCGACCGGAAGATCGTCAAGCCGGAGGAGATCCCGGACACCGTCAAGCACGCGGTCTACGCCGCGGAGGACGCGACGTTCGAGACCAACTCCGGGTTCGACGTCACCGGCATCCTGCGCGCGGTCTTCAACCAGCTGACCGGCGGCAAGGGCGGTGGCTCGACCATCTCCCAGCAGTACATCAAGAAGGCCACCGAGAACGAGGACCCGACGCTCACCCGTAAGTGGACCGAGCTGGTCAAGTCGTTCAAGATGACCAACCAGCAGGAGAAGCCGGACATCCTGGCCGCCTACCTCAACACCATCTACTTCGGCCGCCGCGCCGACGGTATCGGCGCGGCCGCGAAGGCGTACTTCGGCAAGGACATCAAGGACCTCACCCAGGCCGAGGCCGCGTACCTGGCCGGCGCCATCCAGGGCCCGAGCCGCACCGGCAACGCGGAGTACATGACGAAGCGCTGGAACTTCGTGATGGACCAGCTGGTCGCCAACAAGTGGATGACCAAGGCGGACCGCGACGCCGCCCAGCTGCCGACCCCGGTCGCGCTCGACGACCTGAAGGACCAGGCGGAAGGCTCGCCCGACTACTTCATCAGCAAGAAGGTGCTCGCGGAGCTGAGCGAGCAGGGCTTCGACGAGGACAAGCTGTTCTCCGGCGGCTACAAGATCCAGACCACGATCGACCCGAAGGCGCAGGAGTACGCCAAGAAGGCCGTCGAGGACGGGATGAAGGGCCAGACCGACGAGAACCTGCTGAACGCGCTGGTGGCCGTCGATCCGAAGACCGGCGGGGTGATCGCCTACTACGGCGGTCCCGAGGTGGTGCCGGACGGCGACACCGGGAAGAACAAGACCGGCCAGGACTGGGCTTCCATCCCGCACAACCCCGGTTCGTCGATGAAGGCCTACGACCTGGTGGCCTTCCTCAAGATGAACAAGGGCCTCGGCGAGACCTTCGACGGTTCGGACAACCGCACGATCGGCGGCCGGAAGGTCCGGAACGCGGGCGAGAGCTCCAGCTGTGGCGAGCAGTGCACGGTCAAGGAGGCCATGGCCATCTCGGCCAACACCGTGTTCTTCGACATGGTGGTCAACAAGACCGGCACGAAGGCCGTCGTCACGGCGGCCAAGGACGCGGGCATCAAGGACAAGCCGGACGGCCCGGCCGTGCTCGGTGACGACGCCAACATCTCGCTCGGCGGTGGTACCACGGTGGCGACCGCCGAGGACATGGCAGCGAGCTACGCGACCTTCGCGGGTGACGGCCAGCGCCGTGACCGCCACTTCGTGCTGAAGCTGACGAACTCGGCGGACGAGGTCGCCTACGAGCCCAAGACCGAGGGCACGCCCGCGTTCGCGCCCAACGACGCGGACAAGAGCAAGCAGATCGCCAACAACGTCACCGAGGCGCTCAAGGGCGTCATCCCGCACTCGAACCTGAAGTGCCCGCCGAACCACGAATGTGTCGGCAAGACGGGTACCCAGCAGTACGGCATGCGCGACGGCGACCCCAAGGCGTTCGCGAACCTCAACGCGCAGACCTGGATGGTGGGCTACACGCCGTCCATCTCGGCCGCGGTCTGGGTCGGCGGCGACGGTAACAAGGCGTTGAAGGGCAAGGGCGGCAAGCCGATCTACGGTGCGACGATCGCGGGCCCGATCTGGCAGAACTTCATCTCCATGTACCTGACCGGCAAGCCGTCGGAGAAGTTCCCGGCGTTCAAGCCGATCGGCAAGGACCCCGGCCAGGTCACCACGACGCCGAAGAAGACCGAGACGCCGACGACCACCGAGACGCCCGAGGACACGACGGAGAGCAACACGCCGTCGGAGACGACGGAGTCGTCCAAGACGACGTCGAGCTCGAAGACGCGTCCCGGCCCCGGTGGTGGCACCGGCGGACCGATCTTCCCGCAGCCACCGGCTGGCAACAACGGTCGCGGTAACGGCTCGGAGCCGTAG
- a CDS encoding DUF5318 domain-containing protein, whose protein sequence is MRNQREVVDYALQRRALLAGVHAGRVGTHDVCDASPYLLRAAKFHGETGENPCPICRKEQLTLVSWVYGDELKHVAGSARASDELTRMDGLFSEFTVYVVEVCRTCHWNHLVQSYVLGTGDPHTRSRPRRTAGQ, encoded by the coding sequence GTGCGAAACCAGCGGGAGGTCGTGGACTACGCCTTGCAGCGCCGTGCGCTGCTGGCGGGCGTCCACGCCGGACGAGTAGGCACCCACGACGTGTGCGATGCCAGCCCGTACCTGCTGCGAGCTGCGAAGTTCCACGGCGAGACGGGCGAAAATCCATGCCCGATCTGCCGGAAGGAGCAGCTCACGCTGGTCTCGTGGGTCTATGGCGACGAGCTCAAGCACGTGGCCGGTTCGGCACGCGCGTCCGACGAGCTGACCAGGATGGATGGGCTCTTCTCGGAGTTCACCGTCTACGTCGTCGAGGTTTGCCGGACGTGTCACTGGAACCACCTGGTGCAGTCATACGTCCTGGGCACAGGAGACCCGCATACGCGGTCCCGTCCGCGGAGGACCGCGGGCCAGTGA
- a CDS encoding PadR family transcriptional regulator, which produces MLEFAILGLLHEAPMHGYVLRKRLHETLGMFRTFSYGSLYPTLRRLLRDGFITEELDEEENKAWSRRGRRVYKLTAEGKEHFAELLGDAGPQTWDDEGFGVHLAFFSRTPADVRMRILEGRRRRVEERREGLRAAMARAEEKIDRYTRELHRLGLESSEREVRWLNELIAHEQAEQRAQED; this is translated from the coding sequence GTGCTGGAGTTCGCAATCCTGGGACTGCTGCACGAGGCCCCCATGCACGGCTACGTGCTGCGCAAACGTTTGCACGAGACGCTCGGGATGTTCCGGACCTTCTCCTACGGGTCGCTTTATCCGACCCTGCGGCGGCTGCTCCGGGACGGCTTCATCACCGAGGAGCTGGACGAAGAAGAGAACAAGGCGTGGTCGAGGCGTGGCCGCCGGGTCTACAAGCTCACGGCCGAGGGCAAGGAGCACTTCGCCGAGCTGCTCGGCGACGCCGGTCCGCAGACCTGGGACGACGAAGGGTTCGGCGTCCACCTCGCGTTCTTCTCGCGGACACCGGCCGACGTCAGGATGCGGATATTGGAAGGCCGCCGCCGACGCGTCGAGGAGCGGCGTGAAGGACTCCGGGCCGCCATGGCCAGGGCCGAGGAGAAGATCGACCGCTATACCCGCGAGCTGCACCGGCTTGGGCTGGAGTCGAGCGAGCGGGAAGTGCGCTGGCTCAACGAGCTGATCGCGCACGAACAAGCCGAGCAGCGCGCTCAGGAGGATTGA
- a CDS encoding SdrD B-like domain-containing protein, protein MKRALAVLAAGALVAGSVTAAVAAPPVIPAGCAGPGNIAPNPSVEQMAGGGKTAPTGYTFTGAAPVPNGTPSSKVPKLYTDGTYASDGGNYALIQTPDRMLSSAYQAQKFVPGGVYTLTDFTGTHTENLSRAGDNQFTGLRFYNAANKVVLENKLKVTHDVNTDRKVARQDFPASTAPDSATSVKFFAETNYNWVKWDCVYLQLAAYSVKKEVQDPATGAWGPKATITAGQTAKYRITVTNEGSVGLKNLKVADPWCATQPSPIATLDGGKNQVIACDHPNVTIDDDGHVNTVTVSGVTSANGDKLGDKTATATIIVKTPPAIDKVGDFVWADTNRNGLQDSGEAGVPGVKVTLKDSAGKDVGTPKTTDAQGKYLFDKLPDGDYTVCFDVANLPNAVSAYKPTKKDAGDDAKDSDAGADGCTAKTTLNADKREDMTLDLGLMPPVNRLGDLVWADTNRNGLQDAGEPGVQGIKVTLKGAATATTTTGADGKYLFDELNDGTYQVCFDLAGLPAQYAGYKVTKKDSGDDAKDSDAGPDGCTANTTLGSGKREDLTVDAGIQPSK, encoded by the coding sequence GTGAAAAGAGCACTCGCCGTCTTGGCGGCCGGGGCGCTTGTCGCGGGCTCGGTCACGGCGGCCGTCGCCGCACCGCCGGTCATCCCCGCCGGGTGCGCGGGCCCCGGCAACATCGCGCCGAACCCGAGCGTGGAACAGATGGCAGGCGGCGGGAAGACCGCGCCGACCGGCTATACGTTCACCGGCGCGGCGCCCGTCCCGAACGGCACCCCGAGCAGCAAGGTCCCCAAGCTCTACACCGATGGCACCTACGCGTCCGACGGCGGGAACTACGCGCTGATCCAGACGCCGGACCGGATGCTCAGCAGTGCGTACCAGGCACAGAAATTCGTGCCAGGCGGTGTCTACACCCTCACCGACTTCACCGGAACGCACACGGAGAACCTCTCGCGTGCCGGTGACAACCAGTTCACCGGGCTGCGTTTCTACAACGCGGCGAACAAGGTCGTGCTGGAAAACAAGCTCAAGGTCACGCACGACGTGAACACCGACCGGAAAGTCGCCCGCCAGGATTTCCCGGCGTCGACCGCACCCGACTCGGCGACTTCGGTGAAGTTCTTCGCCGAAACGAACTACAACTGGGTCAAATGGGACTGCGTTTATCTGCAGCTCGCCGCCTACTCGGTGAAGAAGGAGGTGCAGGACCCGGCAACCGGCGCCTGGGGACCGAAAGCCACCATCACCGCGGGGCAGACCGCCAAATACCGCATCACGGTGACCAACGAGGGCAGCGTCGGCCTGAAGAACCTCAAGGTCGCCGACCCGTGGTGCGCGACGCAGCCGTCGCCGATCGCGACGCTGGACGGCGGCAAGAACCAGGTCATCGCCTGCGATCACCCGAACGTCACCATCGACGACGACGGCCACGTCAACACCGTCACCGTGTCCGGGGTGACCTCGGCCAACGGTGACAAGCTCGGTGACAAGACGGCCACCGCGACGATCATCGTCAAGACGCCGCCCGCCATCGACAAGGTCGGCGACTTCGTCTGGGCCGACACCAACCGCAACGGCCTGCAGGACTCCGGCGAGGCCGGGGTGCCGGGCGTCAAGGTCACACTCAAGGACAGCGCGGGCAAGGACGTCGGCACGCCCAAGACCACCGACGCGCAGGGCAAGTACCTCTTCGACAAGCTGCCGGACGGCGACTACACCGTCTGCTTCGACGTGGCGAACCTCCCGAACGCCGTCAGCGCCTACAAGCCGACGAAGAAGGACGCGGGCGACGACGCGAAGGACTCCGACGCCGGTGCCGACGGCTGCACGGCGAAGACCACGCTCAACGCCGACAAGCGCGAGGACATGACGCTCGACCTCGGGCTCATGCCGCCGGTCAACCGGCTCGGCGACCTCGTGTGGGCCGACACCAACAGGAACGGTCTCCAGGACGCCGGCGAGCCCGGTGTCCAGGGGATCAAGGTGACGCTCAAAGGCGCCGCCACCGCTACGACCACCACGGGCGCGGACGGCAAGTACCTCTTCGACGAGCTCAACGACGGCACCTATCAGGTCTGCTTCGACCTGGCGGGCCTCCCGGCGCAGTACGCGGGCTACAAGGTGACCAAAAAGGACAGTGGAGACGACGCCAAGGACTCCGACGCCGGGCCCGACGGTTGCACCGCGAACACCACACTCGGCAGCGGTAAGCGCGAGGACCTGACCGTCGACGCGGGCATCCAGCCGTCCAAGTAG
- a CDS encoding cupin domain-containing protein: protein MKVNLDEKFGLFSDVYAPKLVAGLNDYDIKLVKIKGEFVWHTHDETDELFLVLDGKLTIQLRDGDVELGPREMYVVPRGVEHCPIADEVASVLLIEPRGTVNTGGAGGDLTKAPEAI from the coding sequence ATGAAGGTGAATCTCGACGAGAAGTTCGGCCTGTTCTCGGACGTCTACGCGCCGAAACTGGTCGCGGGCCTCAACGACTACGACATCAAGCTCGTCAAGATCAAGGGCGAGTTCGTCTGGCACACGCACGACGAGACGGACGAGCTTTTCCTGGTGCTGGACGGCAAACTCACGATCCAGCTGCGCGACGGCGACGTCGAACTCGGGCCGCGCGAGATGTACGTGGTGCCCCGGGGCGTCGAGCACTGCCCGATCGCCGACGAGGTCGCGTCGGTGCTGCTCATCGAACCACGCGGCACGGTGAACACGGGCGGCGCCGGCGGCGACCTGACCAAGGCGCCCGAGGCCATCTAG
- a CDS encoding HAD family hydrolase, with amino-acid sequence MDGVVFDLDGVLVDSEQIWDEVRRRFVAEHGGAWTDEATRAQQGMSTPEWARYLAGLGVDLPPDEIADEVIRRMAERYAEGPPVITGGPEAVRAVAAAYPVAIASSSPQVLIDSFLVATGLEDLVKVALSSEKVAKGKPAPDVYLEATRRLGVDASRCAAVEDTTNGLKAALAAGMTVYAVPNPHFPPDPAVLERTTVLGDIGELPGIMGL; translated from the coding sequence ATGGATGGGGTGGTCTTCGATCTCGACGGTGTACTGGTGGACTCCGAGCAGATCTGGGACGAGGTGCGCAGGCGGTTCGTCGCCGAGCACGGCGGCGCCTGGACCGATGAGGCGACCCGCGCGCAGCAGGGGATGAGCACCCCGGAATGGGCGCGCTACCTGGCGGGACTGGGCGTCGACCTGCCGCCGGACGAGATCGCCGACGAGGTCATCCGGCGCATGGCCGAGCGCTACGCCGAGGGACCGCCGGTGATCACAGGCGGGCCGGAGGCGGTCAGGGCGGTCGCGGCGGCGTATCCGGTCGCGATCGCGAGTTCGTCGCCGCAGGTGCTGATCGATTCGTTCCTGGTCGCGACCGGGCTCGAAGACCTCGTGAAAGTCGCGCTCTCCAGCGAGAAGGTCGCGAAGGGGAAGCCGGCGCCCGACGTCTATCTCGAAGCGACGCGGCGGCTGGGCGTCGACGCTTCGCGCTGTGCGGCTGTCGAGGACACGACGAACGGCCTCAAGGCGGCGCTGGCCGCGGGGATGACCGTGTACGCCGTGCCGAACCCGCACTTCCCGCCGGACCCGGCGGTGCTGGAGCGGACGACCGTTCTCGGTGACATCGGCGAATTGCCGGGCATCATGGGCTTATGA
- a CDS encoding inositol-3-phosphate synthase, which translates to MGEHRRSVRVAIVGVGNCAASLVQGVQYYRDADAGSRVPGLMHVQFGEYHVRDIEFVAAFDVDAKKVGRDLSEAIVASENNTIKIADVPPLGVTVQRGHTHDGLGRFYRETIEESDETPVDIVAALREAEVDVLVSYLPVGSEVADKFYAQACIDAKVAFVNALPVFIASDPEWAAKFTEAGVPIVGDDIKSQVGATITHRVLAKLFEDRGVQLDRTMQLNVGGNMDFLNMKELERLESKKISKTQSVTSQVDRDLGKGNVHIGPSDYVQWLDDRKWAYVRLEGRAFGDVPLNMEYKLEVWDSPNSAGIIIDAVRAAKIAKDRGIGGPILSASSYFMKSPPEQYDDSTARDAVEKFIRGED; encoded by the coding sequence ATGGGCGAGCACCGCCGCAGTGTTCGGGTGGCCATCGTTGGCGTCGGCAACTGCGCGGCGTCGCTGGTGCAGGGCGTCCAGTACTACCGTGACGCCGACGCGGGTTCCCGCGTGCCCGGCTTGATGCATGTGCAGTTCGGCGAGTACCACGTCCGCGACATCGAGTTCGTCGCCGCGTTCGACGTGGACGCGAAGAAGGTCGGCCGCGACCTCTCGGAAGCCATCGTCGCGAGTGAGAACAACACCATCAAGATCGCCGACGTTCCCCCGCTCGGGGTGACCGTCCAGCGTGGACACACCCATGACGGGCTCGGCCGCTTCTACCGCGAGACCATCGAGGAGTCCGACGAGACCCCGGTCGACATCGTCGCCGCGCTCCGCGAGGCCGAGGTCGACGTGCTGGTCTCCTACCTGCCGGTGGGTTCCGAGGTCGCCGACAAGTTCTACGCGCAGGCCTGCATCGACGCGAAGGTCGCCTTCGTCAACGCGCTGCCGGTGTTCATCGCCTCCGACCCCGAGTGGGCAGCCAAGTTCACCGAGGCCGGTGTCCCGATCGTCGGCGACGACATCAAGTCCCAGGTCGGCGCCACCATCACGCACCGCGTGCTGGCGAAGCTGTTCGAGGACCGCGGTGTCCAGCTCGACCGCACGATGCAGCTCAACGTGGGCGGGAACATGGACTTCCTGAACATGAAGGAGCTCGAGCGCCTCGAGTCCAAGAAGATCTCGAAGACCCAGTCGGTCACCTCGCAGGTCGACCGCGACCTCGGCAAGGGCAACGTCCACATCGGACCGTCCGACTACGTCCAGTGGCTCGACGACCGCAAGTGGGCCTACGTCCGCCTCGAGGGCCGCGCGTTCGGCGACGTGCCGCTGAACATGGAGTACAAGCTCGAGGTCTGGGACTCCCCCAACTCGGCGGGCATCATCATCGACGCCGTCCGCGCCGCGAAGATCGCCAAGGACCGCGGCATCGGCGGCCCGATCCTCTCGGCCTCGTCCTACTTCATGAAGTCCCCGCCGGAGCAGTACGACGACTCCACCGCCCGCGACGCGGTCGAGAAGTTCATCCGCGGCGAAGACTAG